One Hordeum vulgare subsp. vulgare chromosome 4H, MorexV3_pseudomolecules_assembly, whole genome shotgun sequence DNA window includes the following coding sequences:
- the LOC123448460 gene encoding eukaryotic translation initiation factor 5B-like, with protein sequence MTGADLAPVMELMAVANGGTSTDVVASDKKDNTKMEEAGKSKDVAVANTNANQQNKASENDTEGSSHDDAKMEEAQDAKEDDVGAVKQAGLEDVISGAADNTDAKEGNGANAAEHEDSKTAAIEDVVAKEDDNTKSAEHKDFKMVIVEDTDAKEDDKAKAAEHEDSKTAGIEDVAAKEDANTKSAEHKDSKMVILEDADAMEDEKAKAAEHDDHRTGGVAAEHKDHRTGGVEDADANEYNGARAEECKDAKMNSVDNADMKEDEDANAAEHEDAKMVDVDAADSKEDNGTKVVEHEDVKMGTVEDIDAKEDNNAKAAEHEDIIMGVVEHADVKEDNSSNIAGREHVKMTEAETKPGDAVLEDKGHTEEKDVNTEVKKGLKDAEQCGSEMQDELNGKGNNGAARQQENKAEEMSDDDSQGEEEVEEKGSSVKKEEGEDGKANENEEKLEKESAKKEGKDGKVTEEEVGEADKNVEENKEETPKNKRARSARDRRQGQDKKQHGSKSREAKSLLNTPSPYGIDRPQRERKIVERLVEVIDKEPNRNFVVEKGRGTPLKDIPSVAQRLTRKKPADLKFLHNVLFGRKGKTVDFKGHILQFSGFVWHESDEKQRAKAKEKLDKCMKDMLVDLCWLLAIPVPKTNIRKEDIVAKLLDFIAEPHVMPDSGLSDDQGSNYRKRKRGGGSSSKTSDITPKRSKKKFADHISPRQKQALEYDTDEDVKSGSEEDADESPDEQEDGYDSAEEKASRKSSEVKDSAGKKKAAAGSTHRTSPPRTASKTAGKTSPSKGSKEKESLDESAKVFSRKKKPIISKRTPSSEKVIEENKSSGKEAMKSKGESAEGGLPSKAELKKTIIGILKKVDFNTSTFSDILKKLDDHYKIDLTSKKGAIKIMIQEELTKLSEQEDDDQDKSVDAKKKQSRHRAKVTG encoded by the exons ATGACCGGGGCAGACCTGGCACCAGTAATGGAGTTGATGGCTGTGGCAAATGGAGGAACATCCACTGACGTTGTTGCTTCTGATAAGAAGGATAATACCAAGATGGAAGAGGCTGGCAAGAGCAAGGATGTTGCAGTAGCGAATACCAATGCCAACCAACAGAATAAAGCCTCAGAAAACGACACTGAGGGCTCATCTCATGATGATGCCAAGATGGAGGAGGCTCAAGATGCAAAGGAAGATGATGTGGGTGCTGTAAAGCAGGCGGGTTTAGAGGATGTCATATCGGGTGCCGCAGACAACACAGATGCCAAGGAAGGTAATGGTGCCAATGCGGCAGAACATGAGGATTCCAAAACGGCTGCTATTGAGGATGTAGTTGCAAAGGAAGATGACAACACCAAGTCAGCAGAACACAAGGACTTCAAAATGGTTATTGTAGAGGatacagatgcaaaggaagatgaCAAAGCCAAGGCAGCAGAACACGAGGATTCCAAAACGGCTGGTATTGAGGATGTAGCTGCAAAGGAAGATGCCAACACAAAGTCAGCAGAACACAAGGACTCCAAAATGGTTATTttagaggatgcagatgcaatggAAGATGAGAAAGCCAAGGCTGCAGAACACGATGATCACAGAACAGGTGGTGTGGCAGCAGAACACAAGGATCACAGAACAGGTGgtgtggaggatgcagatgcaaatgaATACAATGGTGCCAGGGCTGAAGAATGCAAGGATGCCAAAATGAATTCTGTAGATAATGCAGATAtgaaggaagatgaagatgccaatgCAGCAGAACATGAGGATGCCAAAATGGTTGATGTGGATGCTGCAGATTCAAAGGAAGATAATGGCACCAAGGTAGTGGAACACGAGGATGTCAAAATGGGCACCGTGGAGGATATTGATGCAAAGGAAGATAATAACGCCAAGGCAGCAGAACATGAGGATATCATAATGGGTGTGGTAGAGCATGCAGATGTAAAAGAAGATAACAGTTCCAACATAGCAGGACGTGAGCATGTCAAGATGACAGAGGCTGAGACCAAGCCAGGAGATGCAGTGCTCGAAGACAAAGGGCACACGGAAGAAAAGGATGTGAACACAGAGGTCAAGAAGGGACTGAAAGATGCAGAACAATGTGGTTCTGAGATGCAGGATGAATTGAATGGGAAAGGAAACAATGGAGCGGCTCGGCAGCAAGAAAATAAAGCTGAAGAAATGAGTGATGATGATAGTCAAGGGGAAGAGGAAGTAGAAGAGAAGGGCTCTTCAGTTAagaaagaggaaggagaggatggTAAGGCAAACGAGAATGAAGAAAAGCTAGAAAAAGAAAGTGCGAAGAAGGAAGGAAAAGATGGCAAGGTAACAGAAGAGGAGGTCGGCGAGGCAGACAAGAATGTGGAAGAAAATAAGGAGGAAACACCTAAGAACAAGAGGGCAAGGAGTGCTAGGGATAGACGCCAGGGACAGGACAAGAAACAGCATGGGTCCAAATCCAGGGAAGCCAAAAGTTTACTAAACACTCCCAGCCCTTATGGTATTGATCGCCCTCAACGTGAGAGGAAAATAGTAGAGAGGTTGGTTGAAGTGATTGATAAGGAGCCAAACAGGAACTTCGTAGTTGAGAAG GGTCGTGGTACTCCTTTAAAGGATATACCAAGTG TGGCACAGAGGTTAACGAGGAAGAAACCTGCTGATCTTAAATTTCTTCACAATGTTCTTTTTGGGAGGAAGGGCAAG ACTGTCGATTTTAAAGGCCATATACTTCAGTTCTCTGGATTTGTGTGGCATGAGAGCGAT GAAAAGCAGAGAGCCAAGGCAAAGGAGAAGCTTGACAAGTGTATGAAAGACATGCTGGTGGATCTCTGTTGGCTTCTTGCTATTCCGGTTCCCAAAACAAACATCAGAAAG GAAGATATTGTGGCAAAGCTGTTGGACTTCATTGCCGAACCTCATGTTATGCCTGATTCTGGCCTTTCTGATGACCAG GGGTCAAATTATAGGAAACGCAAGAGAGGAGGTGGTAGTTCAAGCAAGACTTCGGATATCACTCCCAAGAGGTCTAAGAAG AAATTTGCTGACCACATATCTCCAAGGCAAAAGCAAGCTCTGGAGTATGATACGGATGAAGATGTGAAGTCTGGCAGCGAGGAAGATGCAGATGAATCTCCTGATGAGCAGGAAGATGGCTATGACTCTGCCGAAGAAAAGGCAAGTAGGAAGTCCTCGGAAGTAAAAGATTCTGCAGGTAAAAAGAAGGCTGCTGCTGGGAGCACCCATAGGACAAGTCCGCCAAGGACAGCAAGCAAGACTGCAGGCAAAACATCACCATCCAAAGGTTCCAAGGAAAAGGAGAGCCTTGATGAGAGTGCAAAGGTCTTCTCTAGGAAGAAGAAACCCATTATATCAAAGCGTACTCCAAGCTCTGAAAAGGTGATAGAAGAAAATAAGTCATCAG GTAAAGAGGCAATGAAGAGCAAAGGCGAATCAGCAGAAGGGGGTCTACCCAGTAAGGCTGAGTTGAAAAAGACCATTATCGGAATCCTTAAAAAAGTTGACTTCAACACG TCTACTTTTAGCGACATTCTTAAGAAGCTCG ATGACCATTACAAGATTGATCTGACCTCAAAAAAAGGAGCTATCAAAATTATGATTCAAGAAGAGCTGACAAAGTTATCGGAGCAGGAGGATGATGATCAAGATAAAAGTGTAGAtgccaagaagaaacagtcacgGCATAGAGCAAAGGTCACTGGTTGA